A window of Juglans regia cultivar Chandler chromosome 7, Walnut 2.0, whole genome shotgun sequence contains these coding sequences:
- the LOC109010476 gene encoding protein trichome birefringence-like 10 encodes MSEKQSVPDLEAMPVSELFKKFKRLRLFEPSVGVLGFICITVFVICCFFYLDHRAVAKGSIFPGQSEKFMWLQNNGSGEDQRVEFLEENGGGCDIFVGDWVWDDNYPLYRSKDCRFLDEGFRCSENGRPDLFYTKWRWQPKYCNLPRFNAKLMLENLRNKRLVFVGDSIGRNQWESLLCMLSSAVPNKDSIYEVNGSPITKHKGFLVFKFKDFNCTVEYYRSPFLVLQSRPPAGAPPEVRTTLKLDKMDWNCVTWRDADVLVLNTGHWWNNAKTIRGGCHFQEGAEVKMDMKVEHAYQKSIETVVHWIHTRLNTSKTQVFFRTYAPVHFRGGDWRNGGNCHLETLPDLGTSLVPSDTWAHFKVANAILSAHSNTSQEMKFEVLNVTHMTARRKDGHSSLYYLGPDIGPAAIHRQDCSHWCLPGVPDTWNELLYALLLKREATRT; translated from the exons ATGTCTGAGAAACAATCTGTGCCGGACCTCGAAGCCATGCCAGTCTCTGAACTTTTCAAGAAATTTAAGCGTTTGAGACTGTTTGAGCCGTCCGTGGGTGTTCTGGGATTCATCTGTATCACTGTCTTTGTGATTTGCTGCTTCTTCTACTTGGATCATAGAGCTGTGGCTAAAGGGTCAATATTTCCCGGCCAGTCGGAAAAGTTCATGTGGTTGCAGAATAACGGGTCCGGTGAGGACCAAAGGGTGGAGTTCCTTGAAGAAAACGGTGGCGGGTGTGATATATTTGTAGGGGATTGGGTGTGGGATGACAACTATCCTCTGTATCGATCTAAAGACTGCAGATTTTTAGATGAAGGATTCCGGTGCTCTGAGAATGGGAGGCCTGATTTGTTTTACACCAAGTGGAGATGGCAACCCAAATATTGCAACTTGCCCAG GTTTAATGCAAAACTGATGTTAGAAAATCTGCGAAACAAAAGGCTAGTGTTTGTTGGTGATTCAATTGGGAGAAACCAATGGGAGTCCCTCCTCTGCATGCTCTCATCCGCAGTTCCTAACAAGGATTCAATCTATGAAGTAAATGGAAGCCCGATTACAAAGCACAAAGGGTTCTTAGTGTTCAAGTTTAAGGACTTCAACTGCACAGTGGAGTATTATAGATCTCCATTTCTTGTATTACAGAGCCGGCCCCCTGCCGGAGCTCCCCCGGAGGTAAGGACAACCTTGAAATTGGATAAAATGGACTGGAACTGTGTGACGTGGAGGGATGCAGATGTGCTGGTCTTAAACACAGGGCATTGGTGGAATAATGCGAAGACCATAAGAGG GGGTTGTCACTTCCAGGAAGGTGCAGAGGTGAAGATGGATATGAAAGTAGAGCACGCATATCAGAAGTCCATAGAGACTGTGGTGCACTGGATACACACTCGGTTAAATACAAGCAAGACTCAGGTTTTCTTTCGCACATATGCCCCTGTACATTTCAG AGGAGGGGATTGGAGGAATGGAGGAAACTGTCACTTGGAGACACTTCCAGATCTGGGAACCTCGTTGGTTCCTTCTGATACTTGGGCGCATTTCAAAGTAGCCAATGCTATATTATCAGCTCACTCAAACACATCACAAGAAATGAAATTTGAGGTATTGAATGTAACTCACATGACTGCACGCAGAAAAGATGGACATTCATCTTTATATTACCTGGGTCCGGATATAGGCCCTGCAGCTATCCATCGCCAGGATTGTAGTCATTGGTGTCTCCCCGGAGTCCCTGATACATGGAATGAGCTACTCTATGCACTCCTCCTTAAGCGTGAGGCTACTAGAACCTGA